TCTTGAATGACTTTGATCTTCGATGGATCTAACTCAATGTCGCGTCTGCTAACCACAAATCCCAGCAGCTTCCCCGAcgggacaccaaatgcacatttcgctgGATTGAGCTTGAGGTTATACCCGcagagtctttggaaaaacttcctcaaatccttaacatggtcagactgcttctttgactttatgatcacatcatctacataaacctcaatctccctgtgtatcatgtcatgaaatatggtggtcatcgccctcatgtaagttgccccatcattcttcaaaccaaatggcattaccccataacaatatgttccccatggcgtgatgaacgcTGTCTTTtatgcatcttcctcatccatcaagatctggtgatatcccgcataacagtccacaaaagacccaatctcatgcttggcacaattatcgatcagaatgTGAATGTTCGGCAATGGAAAATCATCCTTTGGGCTGCTTTGTTAatatcacggtaatcaacacagaccctggtcttaccatccttctttggtactggcacaacattggctaaccaagtgggatatcgagtgacccgaatgacctttgcagtaagctgctttgtgatttcttctttaatcttcacactcatatctgtcttgaactttcgcaacttttgcttgacagaagggaatgctggatcagttggcaatttatgaactaccagatcagtgctcaggcccgacatatcatcatatgaccatgcaaagacatctttgtactcaaacaatatTTTGATTATTGCCTCCTTAACTTGCGGCTCTAAatgcacacttatcttggtttccctaacatcatcctagtcccctaaattgattgcttcggtctcactcaaattaggctttggtttttcttcaaattgttttagctctttactgatttcctcaaatgctgcttcttcatcatattctatttcatcattatattctacttcttggattgttatttcagaattagattggcttttaagactcggctgaaaactcttcatgcatgtcatgtcactgcaaccagcataaaaagaactgtacaaaagaaaaaagaacaaaataaaacactattaagaataacggaaaacagaaaattgcatttcattgaaaataaaaggatagaagggtttgaacatcaaaacaagcaaaactaaaaatctggattacaaccctggaataacccagataacagaaaggaaaacaaagcaaactaccaaaactccttcctggtggggagaggagtagcttcccaattgctaagcTTCACGTTTGGGCCAACGAGCTGCACATTTGCTTTACTAGAGCCttcaccaacttctaccatattgacttCTTCGAACAGACTTTGGAACCTCTTGATCAGCTCTTCATCAACATCGACCACAGGTTTTGGGATTGAGGAGGTTGGAGGCTTTTCAGTccctggcttgacaaaagacttagagATGTGTGGGAAGGGCTTGGGGAGCGACCATACCTTCTGTTTTagatttttaacccttttcatGTCCTTCTCTGTgggcatgaatcccaaaccaaatgtaccagGATTCCCACTGGGGCGCACTGGATGCACAATACCCTGCAGAGATGAGCCCAGACCCTTGCCcggcacaaaaccattcttcaacatttcattcgcAACCATGACGGACGTGGATGATAGCTTAGGACCcggaatgcattttccttcaggaattttctcaaCGGACACTGTTTCGAAAGTCTGATAGACccaaggtcccttatcatcttcagcttCGATGAACGGAACAATTGTGTCATTACAAGCTGACAAGTCCTCAtcaccgtgcacaactatttcctgcgtgtcccattcaaacttcaccatttggtgtaGAGAAGACGGGACTGCCTTAGCAGCATGTATCCAGGGCctgcccaacaacagattgtaggagacaaccacatctaacacttggaattccatggtaaactcaaCAGGCCCTATTGACAATTCGAGCATTATATCTCCAATAGAATCTTTACCTCCCCCATCAAAGCCTCGGACACACACATTGTTCAAGTGGATTCTTTCGGTGCCAATCTTCAGTTGTTGCAGAGTAGACAGGGGACAAATATTCGCACTAGAGCCattatcaaccaaaacccttgagataacagaatcttcacacttcaccgtgagataaagagctcggttgtgttctgtaccctccataggaagttcatcgtccgagaaagtgatcctatttgcttcgaagatccttccagctatcttttccaagtggttcactgtgatcttatcaggaacatttgcctcattcaaaatcttcatcaagaccctgcgatgttcatctgaatgtatcaacaaagacaaaagagaaatgtgagctggtgttttccttaactgctccacaatggaataatcctgcactttcatcttttcaggaactcctcagcctcttcctcaGTGACCGATTTCTTTACTGGCATTGGGTTATCCTTGAATGACTTGGCTTTCCTTAATTCTTCTGGGGTGAAACATCCCCCAGAACGAGTCAATCCTCCAGTTTCATTAACTTCTtcctctatttcttttcctttgtatgtcactatcACTTGTTTATAGTTCCACGGAACAGCCTTGGCATCCATCACTAGCAGCTGGGTTACTGGTTTAATGATGATAGGGGTAATAGGAGCCCCTTTCACAACTATGACATGCTTACTTGAAatccctggtactaccacttttgAACTTTCTGAACTTGCCCCGATATCTTTCGACAGCCCTTTCACGACCAACACTGGTGACTTCGAATTGAGTGAGCTCGGCTTTTTCTGTAATCCCTTCAACTATCAAGGGCGTTGCTTTTGTAGAGTCTGGAGCTTTAACCAAATTGCTTTCACTGGCCCAAATCATCATGACGGACTTAGAAGACTTTTTGGGCTCCCCATCCTTGtgaactatttcaatcatgtgcgtctctgcatgggctggcaaagggttttggttgatgtttggcACATCTGGGCTTTGGACTACAATTTGgtttgtatcaatgagctcctggattgcccgtttcaaatgccaacacttctctatgtcatgccctggaGCATCAGAACAATAGGTGCATCTTAGGGAATAATCGAGGTTTTTTGGAGGGggatttggtatctttgactcaATCGACCTCAAGACGTTCAACTGCCTTAACCTTTGAAACAGACTAGCATAGGACTCTCCAAGCGGGGTAAAAGTTTGTTTCCGCTGCTGCCTCTCTCTCCTATATCTGGCCTTGATCGAAAATTTGAACCAGTGAGGCTTTGATAGGgttgtgggggtggataggtattttgtggagctgggtagataTTCTGCGGAGCTGGAGCACGCCATTGCAGGTAAGaagggggttgagcatatgactgtgTGTGGTGAACAAGGTATTGGGATGACCTGGCTAAGTATTAGGGGTTTTGCGGGGAAAAGTAATGTtgaggtggattatatggagcttgggcgTAGGCTTGGGGTCGGGGTCGAGGATGGATGTACTGATGAGGTGAACCCCTCTGGCCATGCCATGATCCGGAGACAAACATAGCaacatcttccttcttcttcttgcctagcaaacttccggtaccactctggattgcccgggtggttgcttttatagcagaatagctcatgatcttactcgacttgagcccctcttccaccatttctcccatcttcaccacatcattgaaagacttaccaatggctgagatcaagtggccatagtaagtgggctctagggcttgaagaaagtattTAACTATCTCGTCCtcttccatcggaggattgactcgtgcagcttgctccctccaccagaacccatattctctaaagctttcactgggtttcttttccaccttGGTCAGAGATAGGCGGTCTagaacaatgtctatattgtactgaaagtgtcgggcaaaggcctgagccatatcgtcccaggtgtaccacttGCTGGCGTCCTGGtgggtgtaccattctaaagttgccccactcagactttggctaaagtatgccatcagtaattcatcttttcccccggcgcctctcatcttactacaataacctctcagatgagctaTAGGATCCCATGtccgtcatacaagtcaaacttgggcatcttgaacccgacaAGCAATTGGACATCgaggaacaaacacaaatccttataggctACACTCACTTGGTTTCCCAACCCTTGCATATCTCTCAGTGATTGCTCCAGACTCtgtaccttcctaaacatctcttcttgctctgCGTTCTTGGGTAGTTTGtcagtttcaacatgaggctcaaattGGGGATTGTAAGAGTAAGGatctgggactttgaaggtgggGTCCGGTGCATAGTAGTGAGTATCTGTAGCGAGGAATTtgggctcactagaggatcggtggaGGGTAGCTTGTGGAGGGGGTACAAAAATAGGAGTAGATGTCTGAGCAGGgtatgaggttgttttggctggcgGAGCATGAACAATTTGGGCTGAAGTGCCGGGGTagttgtggtaaggggtaaagccaGGTGCGTGTTGTAGGGAAAGATCAATGGTATTGGGCATCTGGGATTGAGAGAGTGGTGGAATGGAAGCAGGGTTTTCTGTGTAGTTGGTAGGGAACGAGGGTGGAGGATGTCCCTTAATCCAGgcttgatacatttctgccatctgatGCTTCAACCTCCGGACCTCCTCTTGTAGTTCCGATTCCGACTCAACAATCTCCCTTGGTGGTTATACAACTCCAGTGTCTGTTTCCTTGCTAACCATGACTGTTTGACGCTTTGACCGGGTGTTGTATAGATGACTTGCCAGGAggccaacaaactaaccaccttcctgaaaCTTAATAAAGATAATAGAggacaacaacacaaaaccaccATGTTAGCATTGGAGTatttatcaaataataatatcacattacgtgcaatgcacctagcaacaatcaACGGTTCTAAAATGGTTTTGAGGGTCGCagggtcatatggcatcatcccaatttgctcattttaatcctttcttctctttcttttccaacacctcttatcactcttttctttttctttctctttttattttgaaccaaaaatgatttgatcggacccgatgtaggttgcctacgtatcatgtccctcatgaatcagaccaagcgtagttctggagaaGTGgtggaaaataaattgaaaacaaaatctttttgggatttttcatttaaaacttttcgATATTAAAATACAAAGGGAAATACGATAATGAAAGACATGACAGACTCAACTACACTACGACAGACTCTGACATTACCTAAAGGACTCGGTACTTCTAGACAAGACAcgaaagtaaaagacaacataagacaatctcaaaacacctaaatagaatgactcctcaagctgctcctgaaTGCGACTGTCCTGACCGGGATGGTCCTGGGCTGtccgtcatgctcaaactctgtaaCATGCCTCGTAAAGAAACACCAATGCTGGGAATAAAGGCCCTGGCGTGTGCCTCCGCATCCTGAAGGCCGACCCTAAACAAATATTGGCTATGCTGCCAATCCCGCTAACTGAGACTTT
This sequence is a window from Nicotiana sylvestris chromosome 3, ASM39365v2, whole genome shotgun sequence. Protein-coding genes within it:
- the LOC138888747 gene encoding uncharacterized protein, with product MKVQDYSIVEQLRKTPAHISLLSLLIHSDEHRRVLMKILNEANVPDKITVNHLEKIAGRIFEANRITFSDDELPMEGTEHNRALYLTVKCEDSVISRVLVDNGSSANICPLSTLQQLKIGTERIHLNNVCVRGFDGGGKDSIGDIMLELSIGPVEFTMEFQVLDVVVSYNLLLGRPWIHAAKAVPSSLHQMVKFEWDTQEIVVHGDEDLSACNDTIVPFIEAEDDKGPWVYQTFETVSVEKIPEGKCIPGPKLSSTSVMVANEMLKNGFVPGKGLGSSLQGIVHPVRPSGNPGTFGLGFMPTEKDMKRVKNLKQKVWSLPKPFPHISKSFVKPGTEKPPTSSIPKPVVDVDEELIKRFQSLFEEVNMVEVGEGSSKANVQLVGPNVKLSNWEATPLPTRKEFW